The window GGCTGCTGCCCAAGGtccgatggatggatggaacaggGTTTATTATAATCACTGCAAAAGACGAATGTGTCAAAGAAAGTCACTCCAACAGACTTCAAAATACTAATTATCTGCTCCTAAATTTGGGAGGAATTTAAAAGGAGCAGCTTTAagctaaaatggaaaaatgtgtttttatttgactccTCCAGAGCGGAGGCTCCCAACGTTTTGGCCCATCAGGTTCAAAAATACAACTACAATGAATTTGTCGAATCAAAGTTATTTAAATGTGACTCATGTGTGTTCTACCAAATAAATTTCTCTATAAATCGTGAAAAAAGGAGTATGATAATCCTAATCCTGAAATTTCCTTGACATTGCATGTCTCAGGATGAGACTGCTGTGCAGTCACATCCCAATGTCAATGTGGAAGCAAGAAATTGTCACATCAAGGTTTGGAATTAAAAATCTTTATAAAACAGAAAGCTCAGAACTAAAAaagttaatataaaaatgttctgaagtaaatttattgtgtttgtatAAGGTGGATTCTATTTAAACTTTTGTGTGGTGTGGTTTGAGttgatttaacatttattatacGAGATTTTCCTCTTTGGATGTGTAAAACCTCAATAGATCACACAATCTACCTTTGCAATGCTTGAGGGGCCATCATCCATACAAcctctaaattaaaaaaaacaacaacacaatataaaagttattttccattacaGCTGCACATTAGAATGTGGCTTGTGTTTCAGATTTCATCAGCATATTTtactttaacatttaaatgtggTGGCTGGGTCCTGTCCATAGaatgttgattgattgagaaggaagggggtgggggtggggggttgccCCGGTCCAGTAGCTTATTCTGTTTGTGCTccaaattgtgttttattgtgatgtTAGAAGATGAAACACGTATTCATGTCATGTCAGTCTGTCCTTCTGCCTGTGAGAACGTTCTGGATCAAACTCGACAGATGGGCCAATGACTGCAGCTCTCAAGCGGCGGTGGGTGGACTGCATCATCGTCATACCAGGGGATTTTCCTATCCTGTCACAACTTAATACTGAGTAGGCAGCTGCCTCTCTAAATACTGAACTccaatttaaaaaggaaagcGTCCAAGCGGTGATCAATTTTCCCAGCCTGAAGATAGATTTGTTCAGAAGTGTGAAAAAGGGTGTCTGATGAACCAGACATGTGCAGAGGGAGCTCTGACGTAATGACCGGAAATACAAAGCTTCATAATCCTTTTTTCCCAGACCTACTGGAGGTCAGTTCAAACTAAAAACCAATGTTTGGGTGGATGCATTTGTAAATTTGGTTGCATAATGTTTCCACACACTGGTTTCAGGATAACACCACGTATCTTTGCAGCAGACATGGCGATGATTAGCGAGCTATTTTCATAGCAACGCTTTGAGCAAACGCAGGACCTGACCTTGACCGTTGACATCTCTGCCTTTCACGCACAAACAAGTAAATTTAGCAATAATCTgatgagaaagaaggaaaatgtgATATCCCTCTGAAGGTGAACAGACAGTGAGCTGCAGATTGCGAGAGATTAAAAGACTAAATCCTAAATGaactgagagagagaaaggccGGATAGACTGACGAGACGAAGGAGGTCAGGTGGTGTAAGTGTGCCAAGCGGCTGCTGGGATGGTGGTTCGCCTCAGATGGGTCATCCTAACCAGGGCCTGGCTGTCAGCTGCCATTGTATTCATGACACATCTGAGATTACTTTggcagaaaaacatgaaaaagagtagaaaaacatgaaaaaccgTGTGAGTGTAGAACgagggagtgaaaaaaaaagttgtgctgCCTGTAATTCACCCTTAGAGGTTATTTTGGCATAAAATCTTCATTTTAAGCAAAATGATCAGGATATTGActgatataataaaatataaatcagtAAAAAGTATGTTTTATAAGTTAGTAGTCAAAAGCACCTGTTATGGTTTGAATCATCTTTATGACTTTTATACCCCTTTTCAAAGCAAAATTAGGATCAAGAATAAAAACAGGACTAAAAATTTAGAGAGCAGTCTTACTTTATTTGGTtactaatattttatgtttagtATCCTATCAAATTGGTCAAAGATCTATTGACAGTATATTTACCAATAATAACTTATTTTACTTGGTTACTACATTGAATTTCTGAACAACTACGAAATGGACTTTGTTTTGGTAGGACTTACTACTTCAGTGATGATTTCATTagatggtgttaatggtgtgAAGTGTCATCTCAAAGTATTTATGAGCATAGTCTCAATtcgatttaatctttaaaaacaTACTTAACATTTATCTCTTACGTATTTTCCCCTCTTaggaaggttaaaaaaaactttcctgcCAGTAAAAGTCACCACAATCTTAACTATAATGCGCTTCAAAATGACTCCAGATTGCATCTTTCTTGGGTTTCTAAAACAAAGCATTTCTATGGCAATGTGATATCAAGCaattctgatttatttcacatttttaccaAACAAACATAGAAATTTCATTTGTATCTCCTTTGTGAAATAACATCCTTCACATGACCACTGCCTAATTATATAAAAACACTGATTGAATGCATATTTATCAACcataaaaaagaaaccaaaaatgaggaaaaaaagggcGCTTGAAGCCCCGGCAACCTAAGGTTTTGTTCTATCAGGTTTACAAACAGCTGATCAACACCTCGCAGCACTAAGGCTCTACTAACCACAGACTCCTGGTGACGGCTGCTAAACTGCATGCCCACATTAAGCCGTAACGCGTTTCATTAAAAACGTTATTACAGGATACACACTGGTGGTACTTCAGGACAGAGTACTAACAGTTAAAGAgaggaatttcttttttaaaaatttatgtaCACAAGTACTGTTACCAAAGTCATGCAAGATCAATTTAGTTTATGACATCAATCGAATGTAAACTATAAAAAGGATGAAATTTCTAAACAACTACAGGTTAAGGCAACGGAATTTAAttccttgtatgtgtgtgtttgtgtgtacttgagaatgtgtgtgaatttgCTTCTCATTTATGACCCCACTTTGATGTGGAGTTAAAGATGCTTGACATCGAATGTCTGTCtcatttgtcattaaaaaaaattcctccaTTATACATCCTGGAAGCCAGggacacaaaaaaagaacaaaaaaaaaaaaaaaagttacatttcATATTCTGCAAAAGcgcattaaaaaaacatctttgacATTAAAAAGACTAAGTACAGCTTTTTTTGGACAGTGCAGTCACAGAGCAGGAAAAAGCCCTTACAATCTGTACATATAGTATGGCTTTTTCTAgcacaaaaactgaaaacaaactttaaaacctAAATCACAGAGTGCAGAAGGGACAATCAAGTCTCGGATTCCACGCGcagacgcaaacacacactctctgaaTGAGGCAAGTGGGACAACAGCTCACAGTGCTGCTTCCTCCGACACTAATCCTATCCTTCCAGTCACAGTGCCTCCTTGTGGTTAAACCGGTTACTACATCCCCCCAAGTTGAATCCACAATCAGTCCATTCAAAACTTGCTTCtcatgtgaataaaaacatccaaTATGATCCATGgttaatgaattaaaaagtGTGGTAACAAAGTTGAAACGAAATCTGATTCAATGCACCGTTTCAGCGTCTTGTTAATCCTCTGCTCGCAGCTTTGAAGCTCAGAAAGCAGCAGATTTGACTACATATCAGCAAAACTTATAACATTAGGAACCAACTATTGCAGAAGGTGGATGACACTGTAGGAGTGTTAGTAGAGAACATTCTGTGGCTGAGCTCCCCACTGTCGACATGCAGCGACACcttaactgtatttttacccCAATAAAACtcgtatgaaaataaaaacagccaaATCTGTTTTTTCCTGGCAGCCATATGTAAGTTCACAGCGAGGAAAAGGAACCTGAACAGAACTACCCGGACGTATAGGTCACACCTgagaaataacacaaaaaaaagtaattttgtacaaaaaaagaaagaaaagaaaatcatgttGGAAGACATTTAGCGAACActaatttcacaaaaaaaaaaaaaaaaaatccaattatcATCATTTGTTGGAGCAGTTGCTCTATGAGGACATCACTTCATGGCCAGTATTGACATATAAGACGATTACAGCAATCATTAACTCGAGTGTTAACCCGAGTGGTGTACAGTGATGGAAAATACAGCGGGTAAAATAAGTGTTGAACACCATTTTTCTTCAGTAATACATTTCTAAAAGGTGCAACTGACATATGTTCACCAAGTGTCGAGAACAACCCACTCATGCAAAGAAATCAAACCTTTGATATCCATAAATTGACTTATATGTAACTAAATGGAATGAGACAGGGAAAACTTGTGTATACTTCATACACAAGTGGTCATAACAACTTCCAGGGGCCTCCTGCATGATTTTAACTCACTCTTCCACACAAAAGTTTTCATATCTTAAAGGTTCTGCGACCTCATCTATGACCTCTGATCAGTTCTTTCAGTATTTCTTATATTGAATTCTAAGTCAGGTGATTGGTTAGGGCATTCTAACgtctttattaattcatttttatttttagaaatgtcATTACAACAGTCTCCACTACCTTTATCTCATTTACATCAATAATATCcgaaaaaaaaagggctgacgggtagaagccatttggcttgtgtaGTTCCCGTCCCCAGAATTAACAAACGTCtacttaaaatgttttcagactgtattcatacaataaattttGAGTTATTGTGAGACTGTTGTGTTGTCACATGTCTACATCAGTTCTTTTAGTGAACGTAAATTGTTTAGCTACCTTTAGTAGCTCCGATGTGACCCAGAGCATGGCCACATTGACATTTTTCGAAGAatgtcaatttattttttgctttattttcttcctctgaAGACAATTTAGAGATATGggttttgattttctttgcaTGTGTGAGTTGCACAAGTTTTTATTGACATCTGGTAAAAATTTTGTATTACCTTAGAAATATCTTAGAAAAATGGTGGCATGTTCAATACTTCTTTTAATTGCTGTATATGATCTGCTGCTGATCTGAGACCCGCCCCAGCGCTGCAGCTTGCTGCTACACATTACTGTATGTGATGTAGGAGCAACGTAAACAGAACAAAGTGCAATATTCCTGGGAGTAAATAACCTTCTGACTTCTTCAACTTACATTTTCATAAAGCaactaataaaattaaaacccGTCTCGTATTTTTGGGGCAACCAttgtaaaacatacagtgtatgaagaagaagatgctgttacattacatcacaaaacacatttctccACTGCAAGTTCGATCTCTCATGAAACTCCGTTCTGGTTGCAGTGCAGCAAATAGTGCAAATTAGTTTTAAGATCTGAGTCCATAGGACCCCATTTCATTTCATCGCTGTGTTTAGACAAGCAGGTGATGTCCACtgcttgtgttcttttttttgttttggtgatTAATGGACTGATGTATCTCAGAAAGAAACTCCTGTACCTGGTAATTATTGCATGAGACGTATTTAACAATCATTTGCATAAACTTGGCGGGATCCTGCGATGAGACTTCATGTTTCCCTCCGAACCTTTTTCTTCTGGGACACTTTCACAGGCTCCGGCGCCGGCTCCGGCTTGTCTACAAGTAGATTAAAACGGAAACAGGAAAACGATGAAGATGTGTTTAGAGACTGAGGGAATAGTTGTTTGTATTAATACTGTGGGTTTTTTGCTTCACTGAGCTGCTGAAACGTACTCTGAGAGGGAGATATGCTGGAATTCTGCTTTTTGGACGTCAACACTGGAAGCTCCTGGAGTTTTGCGTTCATCGTCTGTAATTAAACAAATTCTCTGATATTAacaaaaaacatggaaacactTTTAGGATGTGATTGTGtgcaaatatttatatttttgtgatgTTCTGTTTTCCTTGCCTGAGCCCCAGATGCTGCGTCCTCTtcggttttcttcttcttcttcctcttccttttggATTTGGCTGCTCCATCGGAGGGATCTTCAATCTCCTTCTCATGCTCTAATACCTGCAGCaacaccaaaaaacaaatataaaaaatatagaaaaaccCACTTCAGAGTATTAATAAGAATTTCAGGATTTGTAGAGGGATagttcagaaacagaaaaaataaaccaagTTAACAGTAACCTTATTTGTAACACGCTGCTCCTTTTGTGGGGGCGCTAGCGTCATGACTACCTCCTCGTAGTTCCCCCAATGCTCCACTGGGGCGTTCCAGTCCGAGCTGGGGTCCACAGCTGCCGttccatctttaaaaaaatccacagcaACAGCAGTGATTACAAATTCAACCGCATATGCAGTTCTGACAAATCTCACAAAGTGATTGCTTGATGATGACTTTAATGATCCACAGATGAAATACTCACTGAAGCCAGACCATTGATCATCAGCATCTGGTTGGTTCACCCACTGCAGCTCCACTGGATGTGACTTAGCATCTAAAAGACAGGACGATTGAAAAAGTACTGGAGTAAGAAAAGACTCTTAAGTGACTTTGGTAAAATATAGTTTGAGTTTTAAAACACTAAAGAAAAATTGGATCTGACAGTCTGTGGATTACACATGCTTACGCAGTTTGAATGACACAACTAGGTGAAAAAACTGGATGTTGATCACGATACCAACCCATGGTGTTCCGCCCCAGTATGGAGAAGGAAACGGGATTGTGGTCCGTCTTCATCTGGCCGTCAATTCCACTCCATGCTGCTGCTGAGAggacgtgcacacacacacacacttgggttTGATGCTTAGATTGGATCTCAGACGTAAGAACATGAAACCTTGTGTTTCTGATCATTTAGTTACGACCCGCACTGGTCGATAAGCTACCTTGTGTCTCCTTGGCCCAGGATTGACGCTTGGGTCCTGCCCTGAAATGTGTAGCCGTGTGGACGCTGCTCCATTTGGCTCCCTCCGTCGCTCCCATTTGTCCTGGTATTTTCATAGAAACATTAGTCCAACCTCCACCATTGACTGACGGCTCCTCTTTCCAGCTGGAGGACACTGAGGTGACACAGAAAGTAGGAATACAGGAAGTTAGATggacagaaaataaagaacttaaatgaagaaaaagcaaACCATTACAGTTTTTGCCAGCTCCACCAGCTGTCTCCCCCTTTCTTGAATGCAAGGACTCTGAAATGTATGGACAAAAAGAAGCTTCAGcagcagaaaacacagaaaactatGTCTCTGGCTTCAAGTGTAACACTAAATTCATGCCAACACTGGCTAGATAAACCAGTACCATGGTTTCCTCGGTTCCTCTTGCTGCTGGTTGGTGCCGTGGCTACGGGCGCCTCTCCATTGGTCTTCGGAGCCTCCAGTCCTCCAGGGCTACCGGAGTCTTCAGAGCCTTTGTCTTTGCGGCGCTGCTGCTTCTTCTCTCGGTTACTGACTTTAGTCTCCCATGCACCTGgtggacacagaaaaaaacaacattgaacaGTTCTGAGATTCATCTCTGAAAAACAacgataaataaatgttttcaaatatttttatggATTTGTGCTGAAATGTCCAGGAAGTGACTCTAAACACAGATTGGGGAGATGAAAATTAGAAGTACTGAATCCCAGAGGGGTGTGAAAACAAGagttggttaaaaacaagaagtTATGAAATTTCCCCTGACACAGACAAGTTTTACCATCATCAGTTTCCTTCACATCATTTATAGGCAAATGTCGGACTGGTTTCACATCTGCCTTGgctttcttcttgttctttttcacCTGCAGTGGGGCCTGTACTTCCTTTACCTGTGTATAGAGTAAAAAGTAAATCacagtgtttttaatttaaaataaaaaagggctAGTCATGTGACTTGGTTGCATTTGAAGCCATGCCAaactggttaagggttacagtGGAATTCCCCAATaacaaaagtgaaacaaaactgAGGAAAGGTTTATGCAGCTAGGTTAATGCAACATCTGATCAAACACACCTTCTCAGTTCGGACCTGTGGGGCTTGTTTGGAAATAGTTTCAGTCACTTTAACTTCCTGCTGAGCAACGGCCACTGGTTGTCCATTAGATTGCGTTTTCtgggacaaaacaaaacaaaagcacatgaATATGGATGTGATTTTTCAATAACACTCTCATAAGGGTCATTATTAGGCTAGTGATTAATCTGCAAACAGTAAACCTCCTCACTGAAGTATTCTCGACATGATTCCTTGTAATATACTGCACCtgaatttattatatttgaCACATTCACCATTAGATAGATTACACTACTATAAACGTGTAGAGATTTCTGTTTGAGGTAATAATTTGTGACTGAATAGTAATTTTAAAAGACCAAACCTTGTTCCCTGATATTTACACGTCTAATAAATCTTTTATTAGGAAGTAAAGGTCAGCAGCACACTTTAGCTTAGCAGACGCTAGCTGACTTTACATAGATACCGAGCATTATTCCATAAAATGAAACCCAGCCATTCACTATGAGATTGAATTTAACAATTTGgattatttgtgttattttacaaATGGATCACACGATTCTTTGATGTTTCAGGCcgtgttgtgtttatttaataaaaagcaCGACGTGGCACGTTAGCCAGTGCTAACTAGTCATTTCAGGATGCTATAGCATAAGTCtaagtcagtcattttcatagtACCACCGCTACATAGTAATAGTCTTAATTTCTgaattaatacagttaataaataaaattaaaacaattaaaattacGAAATTCAAATTTAAGTAAATAACAATTGAAATAATGTCCATGAATACGGACATTAGCCTGATGCTAAGCTAGCTGTAAACAGACACGTCGACTAAGAGAATTGTTCTGAGTGACTCAGTGATTGAGCAGCTCGTTAATATTATCTATAGTACCTTttcaactgttttctttttgttcctctTCTTCGGTTCTTCTGGTTTGAGAATCTTTATTGGATTGGTCTTGAGAGGCTCACAGCTCTGCTGGGTGACTGGACATCCCCGCTTTTTCCCAAGGAGTAGACCGCCGCAGACAGCGGCCCATGACAGCccgaggagcagcagcagcccggCAGCAGCCGTGGACAGGATAACCCACGTCGGATACGACTCGGGCTTCAGACCCAAATCTACTCCGAAATGACTCTGGACGTATTCTTGTCCCGTCGTCAGGACCTCCTTCAGGCGACCAGAAAGCAGCTCGGCTTTCTCCAGTGCAAAACCCTGGAAGTCACCAGCCATGTTTCCAAATCGCGAAAACACTAAACTAGCTAGCGGTTAGCATCATCCTTCACCGGCTTCCGTATGCTAACGAAGGCGTGGCTAATCTAATATGACTAATGCGGCTACATTAGTGGCTAATCTAATGTAATGTGACTGAACATAAATATCCATAAATGCAACAAAAgttatttttcaaaacattttattgaacAATACAAAAAGATAAAACCTTGCCAGTCAGcaataaaaactgtaaaaccaAACATTTAATCTAATATATTCCACATATAAATACTTTCAAATAGGCACACATTAACTCTAATCCCTTATTTTGCCACTGGAGTCATACTGTAGTTTAATTCTTCATAAGATGCATATGTGTATCAGGGTAGCTTTAacatattaaatatttctttgtttttgtattctgtttttgtattgtgCCAACACTTCATGGCAAGTTACTGCAAaggaacaaaataaatgtgtaacagAAGCTCATTTCAGAAGTCGGCATCCAGAGTGAACTCACAGTCCATTGTGTTTGACATTACTCCAAATTTCTGATACTCTGCTACTCGTCGCTCAAAGAAGTTTGTTTTACCCTCTAGCGAAATTGACTCCATAAAGTCGAAGGGATTTTCAGCATTGTATACCTTGAAATGGAGGatggaaggaaaaacaaagttttattATCACATTTTGAGGTTACGAATCCCGTCTTTAATTAACTTGTGATATACTAAATCGACCATGATTTCTAAGAATATTTTAGTTATCTTCTAAACAGCAGTTACCACGGTATAAAGAGATTGAATGAGTAACGACTACGTTGCTTTTCTTATCTTATATCTTCCTCGGATCATTTCATTGATTTTCACAGAATTACCTTCATGAGTCCGAGGTCAGCAAGGAGACGATCTGCAACAAACTCAATGTACTGTTTCATTAGACCACAGTTCATTCCAATCAGGTCCACTGGCAAGGCCTCTGTCAAAAACTCCTGTAACATCAAACAGAATACAGTTAGTATTCGGatatctatttaaaaaaaaagctaccaATACAACCCTGGTATCccaaattaaacacaaaattattttggtACCTTGAATGAAGATTTGAAGtatgaaaaatggaaataatttcAACAGAGTTCCTCTGACTGTCCTATCAATACCATTTGATTAAAATGGAAAGTGCACTGGTGCCCATAGCAAATAAATGTTAGGTATGGGTTACCAACCTGCTCGATGCTAACAGCTTTGGTGATAATGTCTTTAACCCGGTCCTCTGATGGCTTCTTCACCAGGTAGCTGTACAGCAGGCAGGCAAAATTACAGTGCAGGCCCTGAGAAGCACATCAAACAGCTAAGCGTGGATGTAAGAGCTGCAGTCGGCATGAGACAGGCAGcaacacaaaaggaaaatgctTCATGCGAGATGAAAGGTAACATTTCCAGGTATGAAGAATGGATGAACAAATTGGGATAATTGTGACTTTAGATGTCTTTTCATTTCACCTCATCCCTGCTAATCAGCTCGTTGGAGAAGGTAAGGCCAGGCATCAGTCCCCTTTTCTTCAGCCAATAGATGGAAGCGAATGACCCAGAGAAGAATATGCCCTCCACCGCCGCAAAGGCTACAAGACGTTCTCCTGAAGGCAGAGATTCAGAGATACATTACATGTGATGGAgatgttattattttgttgatttttcatTCAGATACTAATGCCACAGCCAGGTTACTGTGTGTATTTACCGCTAATTAAGCTGCTTTTGCCTGAAGGGAGAAACCAGGGTAGAAGATATGTTGTGCTTCACATTAAACAGATCAAACAGGACAACCcaaataaaagtttttgtgtaTAATTACtggttaattaattaaaaaattcatAAAAGTATGCCCAAACCCTTCACTACTATCGTGTTTGCCGAATCTATGCCAATTTTTCCAGTGTAGAGTAGGCGATTGATGAATGAAGGAATAGTTGAGTGAAGTATTTGTAcccaaaatattttgaaagCCCTGCCTCTCCAGTAGACCTctgacccacaaggtggataaACAGCTTGATCGTCTCGTCCAAAAGATGTATAGATAAAAACCAGCCTGACACCTCTGTCAGTGATCATCtattttttatgtacagtaatgAGCGCATACCTTATGTCTGCTCACAAGGCGCCTGCTGTTAACCAAATCTTTATCACTTAGATAAAGCTAGGTTATGCCACATTCCATCCTCCATTACAACAAAACCAGACCGATATCTCAATTAACTCATCTCAATGTTAGCTCAAGTTAACTATAAGCAGGAGCAGGAATGTAGCCTTCAAGACATGTATGGCCACTGATCTCAAGGAGGTATGAGCAAAACgcatactgtattttacatttgtgtaatttttttaatttgttatgaCAACTGACTTTTGTAAAGCATGGATTCTATGGGTTTATCAGACATGAAGGTTTTATTTATAATGGAATGacctataattttttttattctttttacatCCTGTTCATGACAATTCAGATTCAGGGACAGCACTAAAATTGTTTGCATGTTTAATTCTCCTAGATGTACCTCAAGCTGGTGTAAATACTTCAACCATCTCATAATGTTTCCCCTAAATTTCACGAGCGTTCCTGTCACATCACAAATTAACTTCATTATAATGTAATTTGTTCTAAACTAATGTTTCTTGTTTCTCACCAAATGAGGATTTCTTGTCACTTATCCACTCAAGGGCCCAGTCAGCTTTTCTTTTGACACAGGGCATGGTATGAATGGCATCAAACAGGCAGTCCCTAAAACACacagataataaaaatgaatttcacTGCAAGccctaaacacaaacaaattctACACCTATGAAAAGAATATGTAAGACCAAACAGTGAACTTATGAGGATTTGTTTGGGAggaaagagaaaattaaaacaggTTTCAACAAATCTAAATAGGAAAGTTGCACAAGGTGAAATAAATGCAGGAGAATATACAGTCTATCATTTCCTGGAGATCATTCTAATTTACAGGCAGATCAGAGCAGGGAATAAAACCCAATTAACCACAGAGTGGTTTAGACTTCACCGTGAACAGGTGCTAGAGGTGTCACCGTTATTAAAAGTCTTCAGCCGATGGTATAGCACGTGAAAATTGAATACTTCGTCTTTATGCACAGTGTGAGTTTGAATGTGAGCATGCAAGGATTTTTGTTTGTCCAGTCCTTGTCGATTGCGATTATCCCGTCtacaaaaagatggatgga of the Antennarius striatus isolate MH-2024 chromosome 14, ASM4005453v1, whole genome shotgun sequence genome contains:
- the mtdha gene encoding metadherin a isoform X4; its protein translation is MAGDFQGFALEKAELLSGRLKEVLTTGQEYVQSHFGVDLGLKPESYPTWVILSTAAAGLLLLLGLSWAAVCGGLLLGKKRGCPVTQQSCEPLKTNPIKILKPEEPKKRNKKKTVEKKTQSNGQPVAVAQQEVKVTETISKQAPQVRTEKVKEVQAPLQVKKNKKKAKADVKPVRHLPINDVKETDDGAWETKVSNREKKQQRRKDKGSEDSGSPGGLEAPKTNGEAPVATAPTSSKRNRGNHVSSSWKEEPSVNGGGWTNVSMKIPGQMGATEGAKWSSVHTATHFRAGPKRQSWAKETQAAAWSGIDGQMKTDHNPVSFSILGRNTMDAKSHPVELQWVNQPDADDQWSGFNGTAAVDPSSDWNAPVEHWGNYEEVVMTLAPPQKEQRVTNKVLEHEKEIEDPSDGAAKSKRKRKKKKKTEEDAASGAQTMNAKLQELPVLTSKKQNSSISPSQNKPEPAPEPVKVSQKKKVRRET
- the mtdha gene encoding metadherin a isoform X3 produces the protein MAGDFQGFALEKAELLSGRLKEVLTTGQEYVQSHFGVDLGLKPESYPTWVILSTAAAGLLLLLGLSWAAVCGGLLLGKKRGCPVTQQSCEPLKTNPIKILKPEEPKKRNKKKTVEKKTQSNGQPVAVAQQEVKVTETISKQAPQVKEVQAPLQVKKNKKKAKADVKPVRHLPINDVKETDDGAWETKVSNREKKQQRRKDKGSEDSGSPGGLEAPKTNGEAPVATAPTSSKRNRGNHESLHSRKGETAGGAGKNLSSSWKEEPSVNGGGWTNVSMKIPGQMGATEGAKWSSVHTATHFRAGPKRQSWAKETQAAAWSGIDGQMKTDHNPVSFSILGRNTMDAKSHPVELQWVNQPDADDQWSGFNGTAAVDPSSDWNAPVEHWGNYEEVVMTLAPPQKEQRVTNKVLEHEKEIEDPSDGAAKSKRKRKKKKKTEEDAASGAQTMNAKLQELPVLTSKKQNSSISPSQNKPEPAPEPVKVSQKKKVRRET
- the mtdha gene encoding metadherin a isoform X2 yields the protein MAGDFQGFALEKAELLSGRLKEVLTTGQEYVQSHFGVDLGLKPESYPTWVILSTAAAGLLLLLGLSWAAVCGGLLLGKKRGCPVTQQSCEPLKTNPIKILKPEEPKKRNKKKTVEKKTQSNGQPVAVAQQEVKVTETISKQAPQVRTEKVKEVQAPLQVKKNKKKAKADVKPVRHLPINDVKETDDGAWETKVSNREKKQQRRKDKGSEDSGSPGGLEAPKTNGEAPVATAPTSSKRNRGNHESLHSRKGETAGGAGKNLSSSWKEEPSVNGGGWTNVSMKIPGQMGATEGAKWSSVHTATHFRAGPKRQSWAKETQAAWSGIDGQMKTDHNPVSFSILGRNTMDAKSHPVELQWVNQPDADDQWSGFNGTAAVDPSSDWNAPVEHWGNYEEVVMTLAPPQKEQRVTNKVLEHEKEIEDPSDGAAKSKRKRKKKKKTEEDAASGAQTMNAKLQELPVLTSKKQNSSISPSQNKPEPAPEPVKVSQKKKVRRET
- the mtdha gene encoding metadherin a isoform X1: MAGDFQGFALEKAELLSGRLKEVLTTGQEYVQSHFGVDLGLKPESYPTWVILSTAAAGLLLLLGLSWAAVCGGLLLGKKRGCPVTQQSCEPLKTNPIKILKPEEPKKRNKKKTVEKKTQSNGQPVAVAQQEVKVTETISKQAPQVRTEKVKEVQAPLQVKKNKKKAKADVKPVRHLPINDVKETDDGAWETKVSNREKKQQRRKDKGSEDSGSPGGLEAPKTNGEAPVATAPTSSKRNRGNHESLHSRKGETAGGAGKNLSSSWKEEPSVNGGGWTNVSMKIPGQMGATEGAKWSSVHTATHFRAGPKRQSWAKETQAAAWSGIDGQMKTDHNPVSFSILGRNTMDAKSHPVELQWVNQPDADDQWSGFNGTAAVDPSSDWNAPVEHWGNYEEVVMTLAPPQKEQRVTNKVLEHEKEIEDPSDGAAKSKRKRKKKKKTEEDAASGAQTMNAKLQELPVLTSKKQNSSISPSQNKPEPAPEPVKVSQKKKVRRET
- the rrm2b gene encoding ribonucleoside-diphosphate reductase subunit M2 B isoform X2 produces the protein MSSTEMDLLTMNRQSQHLGESNCIKDKDQECINEYDVEDEPLLRNNPRRFVIFPIQYPDIWRMYKQSQASFWTVEEVDLSKDLAHWDNLRPEEKHFISHVLAFFAASDGIVNENLVERFCQEVQVPEARSFYSFQILIETVHSEMYSMLINTYIRDLKERDCLFDAIHTMPCVKRKADWALEWISDKKSSFGERLVAFAAVEGIFFSGSFASIYWLKKRGLMPGLTFSNELISRDEGLHCNFACLLYSYLVKKPSEDRVKDIITKAVSIEQEFLTEALPVDLIGMNCGLMKQYIEFVADRLLADLGLMKVYNAENPFDFMESISLEGKTNFFERRVAEYQKFGVMSNTMDCEFTLDADF